A region of Sulfitobacter faviae DNA encodes the following proteins:
- a CDS encoding flagellin, with translation MTEISRTVSTALQSLRQREQTSRLAAEISDVSKEVTTGLKANPYDDLGHRSADAIAIRMQITRNDGFLTSNALLDRRFLAVETSLGAMRDVGQEVLEQAFTADSAGGLSTTYLSQAARTALDRVLERAAVSDSSGFLMSGTRSDTNPLQAWDEINPRTGESPAIAVDHMIGGPLTDVADVQRAIDDLKAGFGDSSVFFNHNFENTFYNGAPSGNPPLTSRTSETQTLTQTAQANDPAIRDLIRGLAMLSAVNPSDIPDEAARDAWLTEARSAIGAGLEGLTDLETQTGLKRAQLADTIAAQESRALFLDGEVMNLEGVDQYDTATRLTQLQNQLDSSFAITARLSRLSFLNYL, from the coding sequence ATGACCGAGATTTCCCGCACCGTCTCCACCGCTTTGCAAAGCCTGCGCCAGCGCGAACAGACCAGCCGCCTTGCCGCTGAGATCTCGGATGTGTCCAAAGAGGTGACGACCGGGCTGAAGGCCAACCCCTATGACGATCTGGGCCACCGCTCTGCCGATGCCATCGCCATTCGCATGCAGATCACCCGCAACGATGGTTTCCTGACCTCCAATGCGCTTTTGGACCGCCGTTTCCTCGCCGTGGAAACATCGCTCGGGGCTATGCGCGACGTGGGCCAAGAGGTGCTTGAGCAAGCCTTCACCGCCGACAGCGCGGGCGGGCTTTCGACGACCTATCTGTCGCAGGCGGCGCGCACGGCGCTTGACCGGGTGTTGGAACGTGCGGCGGTCAGCGACAGTTCCGGTTTCCTGATGTCCGGCACCCGCAGCGACACCAACCCGCTGCAAGCGTGGGATGAGATCAACCCGCGCACCGGCGAATCCCCGGCCATTGCGGTGGATCACATGATCGGCGGCCCTCTGACCGATGTGGCGGATGTGCAGCGCGCCATCGATGACCTCAAGGCGGGCTTTGGCGACAGTTCGGTGTTCTTCAACCATAATTTCGAGAACACCTTTTACAACGGCGCGCCGTCGGGCAATCCGCCGCTGACCTCGCGCACCTCAGAGACGCAAACCCTCACCCAAACCGCCCAAGCCAATGACCCGGCAATCCGCGATCTGATCCGCGGTCTGGCCATGCTGAGCGCGGTGAACCCCAGCGACATCCCCGATGAGGCCGCCCGCGATGCGTGGCTAACCGAGGCCCGCAGCGCCATCGGCGCGGGGCTCGAAGGGCTGACCGATCTAGAAACCCAGACCGGCCTGAAACGCGCACAGCTCGCTGATACGATCGCGGCCCAAGAAAGCCGGGCGCTGTTTCTGGATGGGGAGGTGATGAACCTCGAAGGGGTTGACCAATATGACACGGCCACCCGTCTGACCCAATTGCAAAACCAACTCGACTCCAGCTTTGCCATCACCGCGCGGCTCTCGCGCCTGTCCTTCCTGAACTACCTCTAA
- the flgK gene encoding flagellar hook-associated protein FlgK, producing the protein MSISSAFSIARSGLSTTEGRANLVAGNIANAQTEGYVRREAAQVTTNGQSGTVELRIARQVDERLAGMSRNASAELGRASATSEILGSYLITLGEPGDEVSPAARLAEFQAGLDLLANNPSDPAAQNDLLSRSETLVHSINEAAIGLEASRAQAGDSLVASVAEVNAALSDIAALNERLALAGTDPTGTSGLMDEMNRRLDALGSQMDFQSRWEADGTLTLHTTGGTELVHGETAVRLNANPETGRLMAGDIDITPNSATARGSDSGRLAGLSGLIANDLPQMKLQLDELARGLVQSFEAADASVGAGQPGLFTDAGGAFDPAQLDGLAGRLALNDSVQPDKGGALWRLRDGAGATFPGEPGDTTQLNAFVDVLETGMAFDAATGLSTNARLGDYAADLVSQQNVLRVGADGQAETARVRLITFEDNRSSIEGVNVDTELQKLLEIEQAYGANSQVLTSLSDMLDTLLASV; encoded by the coding sequence ATGAGCATCTCATCTGCCTTTAGCATTGCCCGCAGCGGGCTGAGCACGACAGAGGGTCGCGCCAACCTTGTTGCGGGCAATATCGCCAATGCGCAAACCGAAGGCTACGTCCGGCGCGAGGCCGCGCAGGTCACGACCAACGGACAAAGTGGCACGGTGGAGCTGCGCATCGCGCGGCAGGTGGATGAACGCCTTGCAGGCATGTCGCGGAATGCTTCGGCTGAATTGGGCCGCGCCTCTGCCACCAGTGAGATACTCGGCAGCTATCTGATCACCCTGGGTGAGCCGGGCGATGAAGTCTCCCCTGCCGCTCGTCTGGCGGAGTTTCAGGCGGGGCTCGACCTTCTGGCCAACAACCCCTCCGACCCCGCCGCCCAGAACGACCTTTTGTCGCGCAGCGAGACCTTGGTGCACAGCATCAACGAGGCCGCCATCGGGCTTGAGGCCAGCCGCGCGCAGGCCGGTGACAGCCTTGTGGCGAGCGTGGCCGAGGTGAATGCGGCGCTCTCGGATATCGCCGCGTTGAACGAACGTCTGGCCCTTGCCGGGACCGATCCCACCGGCACCAGCGGGCTGATGGATGAGATGAACCGCCGCCTTGATGCTTTGGGCAGTCAGATGGATTTCCAAAGCCGTTGGGAAGCGGATGGAACGCTGACGCTGCACACCACCGGCGGCACGGAATTGGTCCATGGCGAAACCGCCGTGCGGCTGAACGCCAACCCCGAGACGGGGCGGCTGATGGCCGGGGACATCGACATCACGCCAAACAGCGCCACCGCGCGCGGGTCCGACAGTGGCCGCCTTGCGGGGCTGAGCGGGTTGATCGCCAATGACCTGCCGCAGATGAAGCTGCAATTGGATGAACTCGCCCGCGGGCTGGTGCAGAGTTTCGAGGCCGCAGATGCCTCCGTCGGGGCCGGGCAGCCGGGGCTTTTCACTGATGCAGGCGGGGCTTTCGATCCGGCGCAGTTGGACGGGCTGGCCGGGCGGCTTGCGCTCAATGACAGCGTCCAGCCCGACAAGGGCGGTGCGCTTTGGCGGCTGCGCGACGGTGCCGGTGCCACATTCCCCGGCGAGCCGGGCGACACCACGCAGTTGAACGCCTTTGTCGACGTGCTTGAGACGGGCATGGCTTTTGACGCGGCCACGGGCCTCAGCACCAATGCGCGTTTGGGGGATTACGCCGCCGATCTGGTCAGCCAACAAAACGTGCTGCGGGTGGGGGCAGATGGGCAGGCCGAGACGGCGCGCGTGCGGCTCATCACCTTCGAGGACAACCGCAGCAGCATCGAGGGCGTGAACGTCGATACCGAACTGCAAAAGCTGCTGGAGATCGAACAGGCCTACGGCGCGAATTCGCAGGTGCTTACCAGTCTGAGCGATATGCTCGACACCCTTTTGGCCAGCGTGTGA
- a CDS encoding flagellar hook-basal body complex protein, whose protein sequence is MTQFSGDYTPPAFSDDGTETGSLERAEMSDSGILYGVFDNGQRRALFQVPLANVANPDQMRSVDGNAYVATRDSGAVSIGNPMLNGLGSINSGALEGSNVDIAEELTDLIQTQRAYSSSAKIITTSDEMLSETLSIKR, encoded by the coding sequence ATGACCCAATTCTCGGGCGACTACACGCCCCCGGCCTTTTCGGATGACGGCACCGAGACCGGCAGCCTTGAGCGGGCCGAGATGAGCGACAGCGGCATCCTTTACGGCGTCTTCGACAATGGTCAGCGCCGCGCGCTGTTCCAAGTGCCGCTTGCCAATGTCGCCAACCCCGACCAGATGCGATCGGTCGACGGCAACGCCTATGTGGCGACCCGCGATTCCGGCGCGGTGAGCATCGGCAACCCGATGTTGAACGGTCTGGGCAGCATCAACAGCGGGGCGCTCGAAGGCTCCAACGTGGATATCGCGGAAGAGCTGACCGACCTGATCCAGACGCAGCGGGCCTATTCCTCCAGCGCCAAGATCATCACCACCAGCGATGAGATGCTGAGTGAAACGCTAAGCATCAAACGCTAA
- a CDS encoding flagellar hook-basal body complex protein, giving the protein MSITSALQIGVSGLQANSSRVQNISSNIANANTVGYRRTFSEFVTQNTGSTQAGVLTDVRADISANGNIMGTGRSTDLAVQGDGFFVVSRNPNDPVESNYYLTRAGSFTPDQDGNLRNSAGYFLSGFPTDASGATGSVSSTSYNDLSTVNVASYQVQGTPSTRVGVSGNVPAQETGAGTTGTAFESTLRYVNQLGGSDALNLSWTPGATANEWTVNISDEAGNNYGDAMVNFTDSGVNAGSPASYTPGTLPIDPATGVVTLQINNGGTPQPLEIDFGAPGTFEG; this is encoded by the coding sequence ATGAGCATTACAAGCGCCCTTCAGATCGGGGTCAGCGGGTTGCAGGCCAACTCCTCCCGCGTCCAGAACATCTCGAGCAACATCGCCAACGCCAATACGGTTGGCTACCGGCGGACCTTCTCGGAATTCGTGACGCAGAACACCGGGTCGACGCAGGCGGGGGTGCTGACGGATGTGCGCGCCGATATCTCGGCCAATGGCAATATCATGGGCACGGGGCGCTCGACCGACTTGGCGGTGCAGGGTGACGGCTTCTTCGTCGTCTCGCGCAACCCCAACGATCCTGTCGAATCCAACTACTACCTGACCCGCGCCGGTTCCTTCACCCCGGATCAGGACGGCAACCTGCGCAACTCGGCGGGCTATTTCCTCTCGGGCTTTCCCACGGATGCCAGCGGCGCCACGGGCAGTGTCAGCAGCACCAGCTACAATGACCTCAGCACCGTCAATGTGGCGAGCTATCAGGTCCAAGGCACGCCCAGCACCCGCGTTGGCGTTTCGGGCAATGTCCCCGCACAGGAGACCGGCGCTGGCACCACCGGCACGGCCTTTGAATCCACCCTGCGCTATGTGAACCAACTGGGCGGCAGCGATGCGCTGAACCTGTCTTGGACACCGGGGGCCACGGCCAATGAATGGACTGTTAACATCAGCGATGAGGCGGGCAACAACTACGGCGATGCGATGGTGAATTTCACCGACAGCGGCGTCAATGCAGGCAGCCCGGCGAGCTACACGCCCGGCACCCTCCCGATTGATCCCGCGACCGGCGTGGTGACGTTGCAAATTAACAACGGCGGCACCCCCCAACCGCTTGAGATCGACTTCGGCGCGCCCGGCACCTTTGAGGGATGA